One Luoshenia tenuis DNA window includes the following coding sequences:
- the accB gene encoding acetyl-CoA carboxylase biotin carboxyl carrier protein, translating into MDIAKIKELAQLLNDAGLSALELKEGDATLRLESAKFTPAQPAPAPVMQAVPAAEPQPAASAPAAPVPDGGVDFNALSEFKSPMVGVFYAAPGPDQAPFVEVGKRVKKGDVLCIIEAMKLMNEITAEQDGEIVDICVSDGDVVEYGQTLFKIF; encoded by the coding sequence ATGGATATCGCAAAAATCAAGGAATTGGCGCAGCTGCTTAACGACGCGGGCTTAAGCGCCCTGGAGCTTAAAGAGGGGGACGCTACGCTGCGGCTGGAATCGGCCAAGTTTACGCCGGCGCAACCGGCGCCAGCCCCTGTGATGCAGGCCGTGCCCGCGGCGGAACCCCAGCCGGCAGCGTCCGCACCCGCGGCACCTGTACCAGATGGCGGAGTGGATTTTAACGCGTTAAGCGAGTTTAAATCCCCCATGGTGGGCGTGTTTTACGCCGCGCCCGGCCCGGATCAGGCCCCGTTCGTAGAGGTGGGCAAGCGGGTTAAAAAAGGCGATGTGCTGTGCATCATCGAGGCGATGAAGTTGATGAACGAGATCACCGCTGAGCAGGACGGGGAGATCGTGGATATCTGCGTATCCGATGGCGACGTGGTGGAGTACGGCCAGACGCTGTTTAAGATTTTTTAA
- a CDS encoding acetyl-CoA carboxylase carboxyltransferase subunit alpha translates to MQGGGRMTAYERLSAARAKGRPTAQQYIAHIFTDFIELHGDRVFADDAAVIGGIASLCGRPVTVIGLEKGIDTKEKVRRNFGAAQPEGYRKALRLMKQAEKFGRPVVCLVDTAGAYCGLGAEERGQGRAIALNLMEMMALKVPVISILIGEGGSGGALALAVADQVWMLENAVYSVISPEGAASIIWKDASKVEKACDNLKITADELKAFGVVERVFREPEGDFTPLYEELRQALDASFQETLGWPVEKLLDRRYDRFRKFGGVSE, encoded by the coding sequence CTGCAAGGAGGTGGGCGCATGACGGCGTATGAACGGCTTTCCGCCGCGCGGGCCAAAGGGCGGCCCACGGCCCAGCAATATATTGCCCACATTTTTACCGATTTTATCGAGCTGCATGGGGACCGGGTCTTTGCGGACGATGCGGCGGTGATCGGCGGCATCGCGTCTCTTTGCGGCCGGCCGGTGACGGTGATCGGCCTGGAAAAGGGGATCGATACCAAGGAAAAGGTGCGCCGCAACTTTGGGGCGGCCCAGCCGGAAGGATATAGAAAGGCCCTGCGGCTGATGAAGCAGGCGGAAAAATTCGGCCGGCCGGTGGTCTGCCTGGTGGACACGGCAGGGGCATATTGCGGCCTGGGTGCGGAGGAGCGCGGCCAGGGGCGGGCTATCGCGCTGAACCTGATGGAGATGATGGCGCTTAAAGTGCCGGTGATCTCAATTTTGATCGGCGAGGGCGGCAGCGGAGGCGCATTGGCCCTGGCCGTGGCGGATCAGGTTTGGATGCTGGAAAACGCGGTATATTCGGTGATCTCGCCCGAGGGTGCGGCCAGCATCATCTGGAAGGACGCCTCCAAGGTCGAAAAGGCCTGCGATAACCTGAAGATCACGGCGGACGAACTGAAAGCCTTTGGCGTGGTAGAGCGGGTGTTCCGCGAGCCGGAAGGGGATTTTACCCCGCTATATGAAGAACTGCGCCAGGCGCTGGACGCCAGCTTTCAAGAAACTTTAGGGTGGCCGGTAGAAAAGCTGTTAGATCGCCGGTATGACCGGTTCCGTAAATTTGGGGGTGTAAGCGAATGA
- a CDS encoding putative ABC exporter domain-containing protein, producing the protein MKALFYLLGTRIKNQFKLLLHSPGRLIGVGAMLALLIFMMTGAATGEAAEEYRDVSEVYAMAAALYAVIFVMNARNGFNKGASLFSMADVNLVFVSPIKPKRALLYGLIQQLGTALLLGFFLLFQYGWLYNSYGIPVGALVVILLGYAFTVFCAQLVSMALYTLTAGNPRRKRQVKAVFYGVIGAFALYLFIRLYAGRADLLGAGVSALNGPVLSAFPVAGWLAAAVRGALTGQLMPLLVGAGATVLLVGGIILYIEKARADFYEDVLQATELAFSAAQASKEGRIGEAAPGAVHVGKSGISRGMGASVFYEKHKIENRRARKFIVDSASLTFILVTVAMAVFMREAGILAVFAFGTYMQMFSVSLGRWVKELTRPFIYLVPEPPFKKLLYCIKESVPRMVAEAVVIFIPVGLILGTGPIEVLFCILARLSFGLLFTAGNILVERCLSGLTLKPLILMAYFLSLLVLSAPGIIAGLLLNMAVAGALGDLPILLGMAAVNTLVGLLVIFLCRNMLTYAELNNR; encoded by the coding sequence ATGAAGGCGCTTTTTTACCTGCTGGGAACGCGGATCAAAAACCAGTTCAAACTTTTGCTGCACAGCCCCGGCCGGTTGATCGGCGTGGGGGCGATGCTGGCCCTGCTAATTTTTATGATGACGGGGGCCGCAACTGGCGAGGCGGCGGAAGAATACCGGGATGTGAGCGAAGTATACGCCATGGCTGCGGCGCTTTACGCCGTGATCTTCGTTATGAACGCGCGCAACGGATTTAATAAAGGGGCCAGCCTGTTTTCCATGGCGGATGTGAACCTGGTCTTTGTGTCGCCCATCAAGCCCAAGCGGGCGCTGCTTTATGGACTGATCCAACAGCTGGGCACCGCGCTGCTGCTGGGCTTCTTCCTGCTTTTCCAATACGGGTGGCTGTATAACAGTTATGGTATCCCGGTGGGCGCGCTGGTAGTAATTTTGCTGGGGTATGCATTTACGGTATTTTGCGCGCAGCTGGTCAGCATGGCGCTTTACACCCTCACGGCCGGCAACCCCAGGCGCAAGCGGCAGGTCAAAGCTGTGTTTTACGGCGTCATAGGGGCTTTTGCCCTGTATCTATTCATCAGGCTGTATGCCGGCAGGGCAGACCTGCTTGGCGCGGGCGTGTCGGCGCTCAACGGGCCGGTGCTCTCCGCTTTTCCGGTGGCGGGCTGGCTGGCCGCTGCCGTACGGGGCGCACTGACAGGGCAGCTTATGCCTCTGCTTGTGGGCGCTGGCGCTACGGTGCTGCTGGTAGGCGGCATTATCTTATATATCGAAAAAGCGCGCGCGGATTTCTATGAGGATGTGCTTCAGGCCACAGAACTCGCCTTCAGCGCCGCACAGGCCAGCAAGGAAGGCCGCATCGGCGAAGCCGCGCCCGGCGCGGTGCACGTGGGCAAAAGCGGAATCAGCCGGGGGATGGGGGCCAGCGTTTTTTACGAAAAGCACAAGATCGAAAACCGCAGGGCCAGAAAATTTATAGTGGATTCCGCCTCGCTGACCTTTATACTGGTCACGGTAGCCATGGCGGTATTTATGCGGGAAGCCGGAATATTAGCTGTATTCGCCTTTGGGACCTATATGCAGATGTTCTCGGTCTCGCTGGGGCGCTGGGTCAAAGAGCTGACGCGCCCGTTTATCTACCTGGTGCCCGAACCGCCCTTTAAAAAGCTGCTTTACTGTATCAAGGAAAGCGTGCCGCGCATGGTAGCAGAAGCAGTGGTAATCTTTATCCCGGTGGGGCTGATCTTGGGGACGGGCCCGATAGAAGTTTTGTTTTGCATCCTGGCGCGGCTGTCCTTTGGGCTGCTGTTTACCGCGGGGAATATTCTGGTGGAGCGCTGCTTAAGCGGGCTGACTCTAAAGCCGCTGATCTTGATGGCCTATTTTCTATCTTTGCTTGTGCTGTCCGCTCCGGGGATTATCGCCGGCCTGCTTTTGAATATGGCTGTAGCGGGGGCCCTGGGGGACCTGCCCATTTTACTGGGGATGGCTGCCGTCAACACGCTGGTGGGGCTGCTGGTCATTTTCCTTTGCCGCAATATGCTGACCTATGCGGAGCTGAACAACCGCTAG
- the fabZ gene encoding 3-hydroxyacyl-ACP dehydratase FabZ, whose amino-acid sequence MDREQIKEILPHREPMLLIDRAWLDEDGVAHALYHVRGDEFFLQGHFPGNPVVPGVIQCEIMAQACAILLGEQLKGKTPFYTGIDKVRFKAQVRPGDDIEVTAEVLRAKGPFYFTKCTASVRGALCAQGELSFALVEGR is encoded by the coding sequence ATGGACAGAGAGCAGATCAAAGAGATTTTGCCGCACCGGGAGCCAATGCTGCTCATCGACCGGGCGTGGCTGGATGAGGACGGCGTGGCGCATGCCCTTTATCACGTGCGGGGAGATGAGTTTTTCCTCCAGGGGCATTTTCCGGGCAACCCGGTGGTGCCGGGCGTGATCCAGTGTGAGATCATGGCGCAGGCCTGCGCGATTTTGTTGGGCGAGCAGCTAAAGGGCAAAACCCCTTTTTACACCGGCATCGACAAGGTGCGCTTTAAAGCGCAGGTGCGCCCGGGGGACGATATTGAGGTTACGGCCGAAGTTTTGCGCGCAAAGGGGCCGTTTTACTTTACCAAATGTACAGCCAGCGTGCGCGGCGCGCTATGCGCCCAGGGGGAACTTTCCTTTGCATTGGTAGAAGGGAGATAA
- the accC gene encoding acetyl-CoA carboxylase biotin carboxylase subunit, whose amino-acid sequence MFSKILIANRGEIAVRIIRACKEMGITTVAVFSEADRDALHVSLADESYCIGPAQVGQSYLNMEAILSAAVVSGAEAIHPGYGLLSENARFATLCQQCNITFIGPTGEMIEKMGDKDEARRTMKQAGVPVVPGSDIVESVDEALRLGAQIGYPLLVKARSGGGGRGIRRVDSEAEIERAFLAATAEAQSAFGDGAVYMEKFLFPVKHIEVQLLCDAHGQVVCLGERECSMQRKNQKLLEESPSVAVSPKMREEMMAASAKAAKAIGYRGLGTIEFLLSQDGHFYFMEMNTRLQVEHPVTEMVTGIDLVKWQIRVAAGLELDFTQKDVTLNGHAIECRINAEDPYHDFRPSCGQITMLHIPGGPWVRFDTALYQGYTIPPFYDSMVGKLIVHAPTREEAIRKMQAALCEVVVEGIENNRELQLDLISDERFGDGSYTTDFLAERG is encoded by the coding sequence ATGTTTTCTAAAATCTTGATTGCCAACCGCGGCGAGATCGCGGTGCGCATCATCCGCGCCTGTAAGGAGATGGGGATCACTACCGTGGCGGTGTTTTCCGAAGCGGACCGGGATGCGCTGCACGTGAGCCTGGCTGACGAGAGTTACTGCATCGGCCCGGCCCAGGTAGGGCAAAGCTACCTGAATATGGAGGCGATCCTTTCCGCGGCGGTGGTCTCCGGGGCGGAGGCGATCCATCCGGGCTATGGGCTGCTCAGCGAAAACGCGCGCTTTGCCACGTTGTGCCAGCAGTGCAATATTACCTTTATCGGCCCCACGGGCGAAATGATCGAGAAGATGGGCGATAAGGACGAGGCGCGCCGCACCATGAAGCAGGCAGGCGTGCCGGTGGTGCCGGGCAGCGACATCGTAGAATCGGTGGATGAGGCGCTGCGTCTAGGGGCGCAGATCGGCTATCCGCTGCTGGTCAAGGCACGCTCGGGCGGCGGCGGACGGGGCATCCGCCGGGTAGACAGCGAGGCGGAGATAGAGCGCGCCTTTTTAGCGGCCACCGCCGAGGCGCAAAGCGCCTTTGGGGACGGAGCCGTCTATATGGAAAAGTTCCTTTTCCCCGTCAAACATATCGAGGTGCAGCTGCTTTGCGATGCGCACGGGCAGGTAGTCTGCCTGGGCGAGCGGGAGTGCTCTATGCAGCGCAAAAACCAGAAACTGCTGGAGGAGAGCCCGTCTGTGGCCGTTAGCCCAAAAATGCGGGAGGAAATGATGGCGGCCAGCGCCAAGGCGGCTAAGGCCATCGGCTACCGGGGGCTTGGCACCATCGAATTTCTGCTTTCGCAGGACGGGCACTTTTATTTCATGGAGATGAATACCCGCTTACAGGTGGAGCATCCGGTCACCGAGATGGTGACGGGGATCGACCTGGTCAAGTGGCAGATCCGCGTAGCGGCCGGGCTGGAGCTGGATTTTACCCAGAAGGATGTGACCTTGAACGGCCACGCCATCGAGTGCCGCATCAACGCGGAGGACCCGTACCACGATTTCAGGCCCAGCTGCGGGCAGATCACCATGCTGCACATCCCGGGCGGGCCCTGGGTGCGCTTTGATACGGCGCTGTATCAGGGGTACACGATCCCGCCGTTTTACGATTCCATGGTGGGTAAACTCATCGTCCACGCCCCCACGCGGGAGGAGGCCATCCGCAAAATGCAGGCGGCTCTTTGCGAAGTGGTGGTGGAAGGGATCGAAAACAACCGTGAGTTGCAGCTGGACCTGATCTCGGATGAAAGGTTTGGCGACGGCAGCTATACCACGGATTTTCTTGCGGAAAGGGGGTAG
- the fabF gene encoding beta-ketoacyl-ACP synthase II: MKRVAITGLGVITPVGNDVNTFWENLTAGVCGIGAITKFPTDDLKVKIAAEVKDFDPAAFGMDVPTARKLDLYTQYALAAAKQAVEDSGIAESGLAPERFGVYVGSGIGGMGTFVNETQKLMQRGPSRVSPFFIPMMIGNIAAGNIAIQYGAQGPCLPVVTACATSTHAVGEAYRAIAGGYADAIIAGGSEATINPLAVAGFTNCMALAVEEDPQKASLPFDKRRKGFAMGEGAGILILEEMERARARGAKIYGEICGYANTCDAYHVTAPHPEGLCASRAIAMAASEAGIRDEDTVYINAHGTGTPMNDSSETLAIKKALGEDMARRAMISSTKSMTGHMLGAAGAVEAAASTLALHRGVIPPTINLEEPDPACDLDYVPGSARKAQATLALSVSLGFGGHNGCIAIRPADAEVK; the protein is encoded by the coding sequence ATGAAAAGGGTAGCGATTACCGGCCTTGGGGTGATTACCCCAGTCGGCAACGATGTAAATACTTTTTGGGAAAACCTGACCGCGGGCGTCTGCGGCATCGGGGCCATCACCAAATTCCCGACGGACGATCTGAAGGTGAAGATCGCCGCCGAGGTCAAGGACTTTGACCCTGCGGCCTTTGGAATGGATGTGCCCACGGCCAGGAAGCTGGATCTTTATACCCAGTATGCGCTGGCTGCGGCCAAACAGGCCGTAGAGGACAGCGGGATCGCGGAATCCGGCTTGGCGCCGGAGCGTTTTGGCGTATATGTGGGCAGCGGCATCGGCGGTATGGGTACCTTTGTAAACGAGACCCAGAAGCTGATGCAAAGGGGCCCCTCCCGGGTATCGCCCTTTTTCATCCCCATGATGATCGGCAATATCGCCGCGGGCAATATCGCCATTCAGTACGGCGCGCAGGGCCCCTGCCTGCCGGTGGTCACGGCCTGCGCTACCTCTACCCACGCGGTAGGCGAGGCCTACCGGGCTATCGCTGGCGGCTATGCGGATGCGATCATCGCCGGCGGCTCGGAGGCCACCATCAATCCCCTGGCTGTGGCGGGCTTTACCAACTGCATGGCCCTGGCCGTGGAGGAGGATCCTCAAAAGGCCAGCCTGCCCTTTGACAAGCGCCGCAAGGGCTTTGCGATGGGGGAGGGCGCTGGCATCCTGATCCTGGAGGAGATGGAGCGCGCACGCGCGCGCGGCGCGAAGATCTATGGCGAGATCTGCGGATACGCCAACACCTGCGACGCTTACCATGTGACCGCGCCGCATCCCGAGGGACTGTGCGCTTCCCGCGCCATCGCCATGGCGGCCAGTGAAGCGGGTATTCGGGATGAGGATACGGTGTATATCAACGCCCACGGCACCGGCACGCCTATGAACGATTCTTCCGAGACCCTGGCCATTAAAAAGGCGTTGGGCGAGGATATGGCGCGCCGGGCGATGATCAGCTCCACCAAGTCCATGACGGGGCATATGCTGGGCGCGGCCGGTGCGGTGGAAGCTGCGGCCTCTACCCTGGCGCTGCACAGGGGCGTGATCCCGCCCACCATTAACCTTGAAGAGCCAGACCCGGCCTGCGATCTGGATTACGTGCCGGGCAGCGCCCGTAAAGCGCAGGCCACGCTGGCCCTATCCGTCTCGCTGGGCTTTGGCGGGCATAACGGCTGTATCGCGATACGGCCGGCTGATGCAGAGGTGAAATAA
- the sfsA gene encoding DNA/RNA nuclease SfsA, with product MIYTNMAQGEFISRPNRFIAQVDLAGERMDVHVKNTGRCAELLTPGARVWLQRSGNHKRKTGYDLIAVEKDGQVVNIDSAAPNAAFGEWAAQSGLFGYKPTLYPERRFGASRFDFYIEQGGVGSFVEVKGVTLLREGVALFPDAPTERGVRHLHELVAAAAQGYGAYLFFIIQLRGARYLSPNWETHPAFGEAMRKAREGGVHLQARECIVTPESMAIGREVEIRL from the coding sequence ATGATCTATACAAATATGGCACAAGGCGAGTTTATTAGCCGCCCCAATCGCTTTATCGCCCAAGTAGATTTGGCGGGCGAACGGATGGATGTACATGTGAAAAATACCGGCCGGTGCGCCGAACTGCTTACGCCGGGGGCGCGGGTCTGGCTGCAGCGCAGCGGCAACCACAAGCGCAAGACAGGGTACGACCTGATCGCCGTGGAAAAGGACGGACAGGTGGTCAATATCGACAGCGCTGCGCCCAATGCCGCGTTTGGAGAGTGGGCGGCGCAAAGCGGGCTGTTTGGTTATAAACCGACCCTATACCCGGAGCGCCGCTTTGGCGCCTCGCGGTTCGATTTTTATATCGAACAGGGCGGAGTGGGCAGCTTTGTCGAGGTAAAGGGGGTCACGCTGCTGCGCGAGGGCGTAGCTCTTTTCCCGGATGCGCCTACCGAGCGGGGCGTGCGGCATCTCCATGAATTGGTGGCCGCGGCGGCCCAGGGGTATGGCGCATATCTGTTTTTTATCATCCAGTTAAGGGGCGCGCGGTATTTAAGCCCCAACTGGGAAACGCACCCGGCCTTTGGCGAGGCGATGCGAAAGGCGCGGGAAGGCGGGGTACACCTGCAAGCGAGAGAATGCATCGTCACGCCCGAGAGCATGGCCATCGGGCGCGAGGTGGAGATACGGCTTTAA
- a CDS encoding DegV family protein translates to MIVIVTDSTAGMTHQEARELGAMVVPMTYTVAGNLHTETYLNADVSYIDEIAATQDLRTSQAAIGEYLATFTHLRRKGYEVLCLAISSRLSGTFSNATFCAKELGKEGIRVVDTRTTAGGLLLMVRAARRLIDAGLSLEETARKIEAMRDAVNIRFSVGDMTPLRRSGRLGPVRQSVGTILNIRPILTCRKGSVVACGMVRGRNEQLRTLVNTVPEGAHEVLVEYIKDKEGAQNMAQRLEQRLKRTVELRRVGPVLGIHLGLDAIGVIWREDEKPTI, encoded by the coding sequence ATGATCGTAATCGTAACCGATTCCACGGCGGGCATGACGCATCAGGAGGCCAGGGAACTGGGGGCCATGGTTGTGCCGATGACTTACACCGTGGCGGGCAACCTCCATACGGAAACCTATTTAAACGCGGATGTGAGCTATATTGATGAGATCGCCGCCACGCAGGATCTGCGCACCTCGCAGGCCGCCATTGGCGAGTACCTAGCCACCTTTACCCACCTGCGGCGCAAGGGATACGAGGTGCTATGCCTGGCCATCTCCTCTCGGTTGAGCGGTACGTTCAGCAATGCGACGTTCTGCGCCAAAGAGCTGGGGAAAGAGGGCATACGAGTGGTGGACACCCGTACTACGGCGGGAGGATTGCTGCTGATGGTACGCGCAGCGCGGCGTCTGATCGACGCGGGCCTTTCCCTCGAAGAAACGGCCCGAAAGATCGAAGCCATGCGGGATGCGGTCAATATTCGCTTCTCCGTTGGAGATATGACGCCGCTGCGCCGCAGTGGACGGTTGGGGCCGGTGCGTCAATCGGTGGGTACGATCCTCAACATCCGCCCCATCCTCACCTGCCGCAAGGGCAGCGTAGTGGCCTGCGGAATGGTACGCGGCCGTAACGAGCAGCTGCGTACCCTGGTGAACACGGTCCCCGAGGGCGCCCATGAGGTATTGGTAGAATATATAAAGGACAAAGAAGGCGCACAAAATATGGCCCAGCGGCTGGAACAGCGTTTGAAGCGCACCGTTGAGCTGCGCAGGGTGGGCCCGGTGCTGGGCATCCACCTGGGGCTGGACGCGATCGGTGTGATCTGGCGCGAAGACGAAAAGCCTACGATTTAA
- the accD gene encoding acetyl-CoA carboxylase, carboxyltransferase subunit beta, producing the protein MLKKSMFIKPKIQLEGQSGDSVQVKDKPTLPEEVCTACPGCKAMLFIHDLEEEMGVCPKCGYHFRLGARSRIALIADEGSFCEHDGEMAPDNIIGFEQYEKKLHKAQKASGEKDAALTGVCHIEGIPCAIFAMDPQFMMGSMGTVVGEKITRLFEFATRERLPVVGFTVSGGARMQEGIFSLMQMAKTSGAVERHSAAGNFYLTVLTDPTTGGVTASFAMEGDIILSEPKALIGFAGPRVIEQTMRQKLPEGFQRAEFLLEKGFVDKIVDRREEKKLIAALLRLHCKEVGA; encoded by the coding sequence ATGCTGAAAAAGAGCATGTTTATCAAACCCAAGATTCAATTAGAGGGCCAGAGCGGCGATAGCGTGCAGGTTAAAGATAAGCCCACGCTGCCAGAGGAGGTCTGCACGGCCTGCCCGGGCTGCAAGGCGATGCTCTTTATCCACGATTTGGAAGAGGAGATGGGCGTTTGCCCCAAGTGCGGCTATCACTTCCGCCTGGGCGCGCGTTCGCGCATCGCTCTGATCGCGGACGAGGGCAGCTTTTGCGAGCACGATGGGGAGATGGCCCCGGACAATATCATCGGTTTTGAGCAATATGAAAAAAAGCTGCACAAGGCCCAGAAGGCCAGCGGAGAAAAGGACGCGGCGCTGACGGGGGTCTGCCACATCGAAGGTATACCCTGCGCCATCTTTGCGATGGATCCGCAGTTTATGATGGGCAGCATGGGCACGGTGGTGGGCGAAAAGATCACCCGCCTTTTTGAGTTTGCCACCCGGGAGCGCTTGCCGGTGGTGGGCTTTACCGTATCTGGCGGCGCCAGGATGCAGGAGGGCATTTTCTCTCTGATGCAGATGGCAAAGACCAGCGGCGCGGTGGAGCGCCATAGCGCGGCGGGCAATTTTTACCTGACGGTGCTGACGGACCCGACCACCGGCGGGGTGACCGCCAGCTTTGCCATGGAGGGGGATATCATCCTCTCCGAGCCCAAGGCGCTGATCGGCTTTGCAGGGCCGCGCGTGATCGAACAGACCATGCGCCAAAAGCTGCCGGAGGGCTTCCAGCGGGCGGAGTTTTTGCTGGAAAAGGGATTTGTGGATAAGATCGTAGACCGGCGAGAGGAGAAAAAGCTGATCGCCGCCCTGCTGCGGCTCCACTGCAAGGAGGTGGGCGCATGA
- the fabG gene encoding 3-oxoacyl-[acyl-carrier-protein] reductase — protein MLKGKVALVTGASRGIGRAIALELARSGADIAVIYAGNAQAAAATVADIAALGVRAKAYACDVADFDAVAETVKAVTADLGPVYVLVNNAGITRDKLTLQMKQEDFEKVIDVNLKGAFNFIRHTYSGFVRSRAGRIINITSVSGLMGNAGQANYAAAKAGLIGLTKSVARELAARGVTCNAVAPGFVQTDMTDQMPASAREALLGAIPMKRGGVPEDIANAVAFLASDATGYITGTVLQVDGGLNM, from the coding sequence ATGTTAAAGGGTAAAGTAGCGCTGGTTACCGGCGCCTCTCGCGGAATCGGCCGCGCCATCGCGCTGGAGCTGGCGCGCAGCGGCGCGGATATCGCCGTGATCTATGCGGGCAATGCGCAGGCGGCGGCAGCCACGGTAGCGGATATCGCCGCCCTGGGCGTGCGGGCCAAAGCCTACGCCTGTGACGTGGCGGACTTTGACGCCGTGGCCGAAACGGTGAAGGCGGTAACGGCGGATCTGGGGCCGGTTTACGTATTGGTGAACAATGCGGGCATCACCCGGGATAAGTTGACGCTGCAGATGAAGCAGGAGGACTTTGAGAAAGTGATCGACGTCAACCTCAAGGGCGCCTTCAACTTTATCCGCCACACGTACTCGGGCTTTGTGCGCAGCCGGGCCGGGCGCATCATTAACATCACCTCGGTATCGGGGCTGATGGGCAATGCGGGCCAGGCCAATTATGCTGCAGCCAAGGCCGGCCTGATCGGGCTGACCAAGAGCGTGGCGCGGGAGCTGGCCGCACGCGGGGTGACCTGTAACGCGGTGGCGCCGGGCTTTGTGCAAACGGATATGACCGACCAGATGCCCGCATCCGCACGGGAGGCGCTGCTGGGGGCCATCCCCATGAAGCGGGGCGGGGTTCCGGAGGATATCGCCAACGCCGTGGCCTTTTTGGCCTCGGACGCGACGGGCTACATCACCGGCACGGTATTGCAGGTGGATGGCGGCCTGAACATGTAA
- a CDS encoding ABC transporter ATP-binding protein, whose product MLKVEGVTKRYGKTLANDDISFSVEDGQIAVLMGPNGAGKSTIIKCIVGLLRFQGKITLNGYDNKSVEAKAQIGYIPEMPAVYDLLTVQEHMQFILRAYRKMDNLDYAQALLERLELWDKKDKLGKQLSKGMQQKLSIACALAHSPRVVIFDEPLVGLDPHAIKELKAIFQELRQGGASVLISTHMIDSVEDSWDVAHIMMQGRFAATMANWPSEMNEKTLEQLFFEITEGREEGR is encoded by the coding sequence ATGTTAAAGGTTGAAGGGGTTACTAAGCGGTACGGCAAAACGCTGGCGAACGACGATATCAGCTTTTCGGTGGAGGATGGGCAGATCGCAGTGCTGATGGGGCCCAACGGCGCGGGGAAATCTACCATAATCAAATGTATCGTGGGCTTGCTGCGCTTTCAGGGCAAGATCACGCTGAACGGTTACGATAATAAATCGGTTGAAGCTAAGGCGCAGATCGGCTATATCCCGGAGATGCCGGCGGTGTACGATCTTTTAACGGTGCAAGAGCATATGCAGTTTATCCTGCGGGCTTACCGGAAGATGGATAACTTGGACTATGCGCAGGCGCTGCTTGAGCGCCTGGAACTGTGGGATAAAAAAGATAAGCTGGGCAAGCAGCTTTCCAAGGGGATGCAGCAGAAGCTCTCCATCGCTTGCGCGCTGGCCCACAGCCCGCGGGTGGTGATCTTTGACGAGCCGCTGGTGGGGCTGGACCCTCACGCCATCAAGGAGTTAAAGGCGATTTTTCAGGAGCTGCGGCAAGGCGGCGCATCGGTGTTGATCAGCACGCATATGATCGACAGCGTGGAAGATAGCTGGGACGTGGCGCATATTATGATGCAGGGCCGCTTTGCCGCAACCATGGCCAACTGGCCCTCAGAAATGAATGAAAAGACGCTGGAACAGCTGTTTTTTGAGATCACCGAGGGGCGGGAGGAAGGGCGATGA